The proteins below are encoded in one region of Cytophagales bacterium:
- the recJ gene encoding single-stranded-DNA-specific exonuclease RecJ encodes MEKKWVIHKTTDPASAQQLSKALNINPDLSSLLLQRGIDTFELAKDFFRPSLDHLHDPFLMLDMDKAVNRICNAVFQKEKILVYGDYDVDGTTSVALVYGFLKAFCDPGQIAYYIPDRYEEGYGLSEKGVRWAADQAFDLIITLDCGIKANANAALCSQLGIDLIICDHHLPGEQLPVATAILDPKREGCNYPYKELSGCGVGFKLLQGFCQQNTIDLKQLFNFLDLVAISIASDIVPITGENRVLAFYGLKKINSVPSAGIAALIQVSGLKTRLKISDLVFYLGPRINAAGRLSHARESVRLLIGEDQDQLADFSKQLNEINSARKEHDRSTTEQALEMIEEEAAGPDKKSTVLYREDWHKGIVGIVASRCIENYYRPTIILTESKGHATGSARSVEGFDIHAAISECSDLLDQFGGHHHAAGLSMPVENVPLFKHRFEEVVASTITEEQLLCKLEVDLEVNFDFVNYKSYNILRQMAPFGPGNANPVLISKNVKTKYPPRLIKDEHLKMTLVKNGSQPFEAIAFGMGHFLEPISQGQPFSIAFHLDENEYRGNKSLQLIIKDIKIE; translated from the coding sequence TCCTGCTTCGGCCCAACAACTGTCAAAGGCACTCAACATTAATCCTGACCTCAGTTCGCTGCTCTTGCAAAGAGGTATCGACACCTTTGAATTGGCGAAAGACTTTTTCAGGCCGTCTCTGGATCATTTGCACGACCCTTTTCTCATGTTAGACATGGACAAGGCCGTGAACCGTATTTGTAATGCGGTCTTTCAAAAAGAAAAAATATTAGTCTACGGAGATTATGATGTGGATGGCACTACTTCGGTAGCACTGGTCTATGGTTTTCTCAAAGCATTTTGCGATCCTGGACAGATTGCCTATTACATCCCGGATCGATATGAAGAGGGATACGGATTATCTGAAAAAGGAGTACGCTGGGCAGCGGATCAGGCCTTTGACCTGATCATCACTCTGGACTGTGGGATTAAAGCAAATGCCAATGCTGCACTCTGCTCTCAACTAGGTATTGATCTGATCATATGCGATCACCATTTACCTGGAGAACAGTTACCTGTCGCTACGGCGATTTTGGACCCAAAGCGAGAAGGTTGCAATTATCCATACAAAGAGCTCTCGGGTTGTGGAGTTGGGTTCAAATTGCTGCAAGGGTTCTGTCAACAGAACACGATCGACCTCAAGCAGCTGTTCAATTTTCTGGACCTGGTGGCGATCAGTATTGCCAGTGATATTGTGCCCATCACCGGTGAAAATCGAGTACTCGCTTTTTATGGGTTGAAGAAAATCAATTCAGTACCTTCTGCAGGCATTGCAGCACTTATTCAGGTGAGTGGCTTAAAAACCAGATTGAAGATCTCAGACCTGGTTTTCTATCTCGGACCCAGGATCAATGCTGCGGGTCGCCTTTCACATGCACGGGAGTCGGTGCGTTTATTGATTGGGGAAGACCAGGACCAATTGGCGGATTTTTCGAAGCAGCTCAATGAGATCAATAGTGCGCGGAAAGAACATGACCGATCCACAACGGAGCAGGCACTTGAAATGATTGAAGAAGAAGCAGCTGGGCCGGACAAAAAATCTACCGTACTTTATCGAGAGGATTGGCACAAGGGGATCGTTGGTATTGTCGCTTCCAGATGCATCGAAAACTATTACCGCCCTACCATCATTCTTACGGAATCGAAAGGTCATGCAACCGGTTCTGCGCGATCAGTGGAAGGTTTCGACATTCATGCGGCTATCTCAGAATGCAGTGACCTGCTGGATCAATTTGGAGGGCATCACCATGCTGCCGGATTATCCATGCCCGTAGAAAATGTGCCGTTGTTCAAACATCGATTCGAAGAAGTGGTGGCAAGTACTATCACCGAAGAGCAGTTGCTGTGCAAACTAGAAGTGGATCTGGAAGTGAATTTTGACTTTGTCAATTACAAGTCCTACAACATCCTTAGGCAAATGGCACCTTTTGGACCGGGTAATGCCAATCCGGTTTTGATCTCCAAAAACGTTAAGACAAAATATCCGCCCAGACTGATCAAAGACGAGCATTTGAAGATGACTCTCGTCAAAAATGGATCTCAACCTTTTGAAGCCATCGCGTTTGGTATGGGGCATTTTTTGGAGCCAATCAGTCAGGGCCAACCCTTCAGTATTGCTTTTCATTTGGATGAAAATGAATATCGTGGCAATAAAAGCCTGCAATTGATCATTAAGGATATAAAAATTGAGTGA
- the lptB gene encoding LPS export ABC transporter ATP-binding protein has protein sequence MKLQAKSLVKKYKKRTVVNQISVEVEQGEIVGLLGPNGAGKTTSFYMIVGLIKPNDGHIYLDDEDITPLPMYQRAKKGIGYLAQEASVFRKLSVEDNILSVLEMTKLSKAEQKAKAEELLEEFSLTHVRKNLGMVLSGGERRRTEIARALAVDPKFVLLDEPFAGVDPIAVEEIQSIVAKLKNKNIGILITDHNVNETLSITDRAYLMFEGKLLKAGTAEELAEDEQVRRVYLGKHFELKRKI, from the coding sequence ATGAAATTACAGGCAAAGAGCTTAGTCAAGAAATACAAGAAAAGAACGGTGGTCAATCAGATCTCCGTGGAGGTGGAGCAAGGCGAGATTGTAGGGCTGCTGGGCCCTAACGGAGCTGGAAAAACCACTTCATTTTACATGATCGTGGGGTTGATCAAGCCTAATGATGGTCATATCTATCTGGATGATGAGGACATCACGCCTTTACCGATGTATCAGCGAGCCAAAAAAGGCATCGGATACCTCGCGCAGGAAGCATCAGTTTTCAGGAAATTATCCGTGGAAGACAACATTCTTTCCGTGCTTGAAATGACCAAGCTCTCCAAGGCAGAACAAAAAGCCAAAGCCGAGGAACTATTGGAAGAATTCAGTTTGACCCATGTGCGCAAGAATCTGGGGATGGTGCTATCCGGTGGGGAGCGGCGCCGCACAGAGATCGCACGAGCCCTCGCGGTGGATCCTAAGTTTGTTTTGCTGGATGAGCCGTTTGCTGGCGTGGATCCCATTGCTGTAGAGGAAATTCAATCAATTGTAGCCAAGCTCAAAAACAAAAATATTGGCATCCTGATCACGGACCACAACGTGAACGAAACCCTGTCTATTACCGATCGCGCTTATTTGATGTTTGAGGGTAAACTGCTGAAGGCCGGAACTGCTGAAGAATTAGCAGAAGACGAGCAAGTGCGTCGGGTTTACCTGGGCAAGCACTTCGAATTGAAAAGAAAAATTTAA